A window of bacterium genomic DNA:
GGCGAGACCATCCGGTCGTGCTTGGCTATTTCTTCTTTGTTGTTAAAATCAATTATATAGATGGGAAGTTTTTCTAGCGTTTCAATATCGGTTTGAGCCATTGCTCTACCGAGCTCTAGTGAAATTAGATGATAAAAATGATTCAAGAGTCTAGAATTAAATATACCAAGCAAATACCGTATATCATAACTGGAATCAACAAGGACTGCTGAATGGATGTTGTTCAAGTGGTAGAAGTTATTTAAGTCTAATGTTGCAGTAAGACTATCTCCAGTTTGACGGATTAAAATTTTGTCAGATTGAACAACATCTTTATCCCATCCACCAGACCAGAGGAATTTAGGATCTATATTGAGATAATTTCCAGCGTATTCTAATTGGTAGCGTCCAATTTCTCTTCCAGAGATTAATCCTTGTTTCCAAGATGCACCTTTACTATTAGATGCAATAATACTTTTCTGGCCAATCTTTGAACGAACACCTGTATGAATGCTTATTATTCTTGAAGCAGGAACACCGGTGGTTTCAATTTTTTTAACAAATTTATATGAGCTTTCATTAAAGAATAGCCTAAATCTATTATAAACAACAGTTTCATAATAAGATTGCATGTATGAAAATTCAGGTGAAATTTTAGGTGGTGTTTCTACTAACCTAGCTTTAACTTGATTATTGTTTCTACGAGAATTTTCCTTTTCTCTTTTTGCTACTATAATTGTAGGTAAACCTATAGTAGCCTTTGGCCAAAAATCAGAGTTATACATTGAGAAATCAAGTAAACAACATGTATTAAGTAGAAATCTCCGGAGCTTCGAGAAATATCTACCAATTAAGAAACTGTCAGGTAATATGAAACTAATATAACCACTCACATTAGCTATTTGTACAGCACGGTCTAGGAAGAGAGCATAAGTGCTTAACTTATATTCCGCTGAATTCGGAAACGATGATCTGATGTAATTTTGAAAGGTATTATCAACCTTCTGTACTCCTCTTAGACCAAAGCTAACATACGGCGGGTTGCCGATGACGTCGTCGAAGCCGCCCCGCTTCATTATCTCCGGCCAACCATTCGGCCCGTCCCAGTCGAAGGCGTTCACCCTCCGCCGCACCGCGTCATCCTCGAACAGGTCCTTCTGGTCGCCGGAGTAGAAATCGCTCCCGATGAGCGAGTTCCCGCACCGGACGTTCCCGGAAAGATCTGGCAGGAGCGCCACGTGCGACATGTCCATCTGCAGCGGGGCCTTCTCCAAAAGCCACAGGCAAAGCGATAGCTGCGTGACCTCGACGGCGTTGGCGTCTATGTCCACGCCGTGGAGATGCCGC
This region includes:
- a CDS encoding type I restriction enzyme HsdR N-terminal domain-containing protein yields the protein MKTIHELKEEFEKNYGLYANNESQTRQSLIDVMLVNLGWDVTDPNIVRVEPPVETESGKKKADYILYDDRGQPAVVIEAKAPKVKVAQDKSAIFQVLRYGWNLETVSVGVLTDFEEWEVYNTSTKPSKETNRFRIPDLCCTYKEYADKWDTLAGYFSRQAVLDGKLRAYATTTKVSLPPDEAFLKDLESYRLLIAQALVKNERLAHDWDLSEYTQRVLDRLLLLRILEDRGYGERGGWLYQIAEANDPGQHLSDLVSRLQPTYNSRFFERHPVDALHLEPDKIRAVVKELADPDAVYDFSAMPVEIIGKAYEKFLGSQVRITPARRVKIEPKPEVRKAGGVYYTPRYIVDYIVENTLSPLFEGRSPSQAAKIKILDPACGSGSFLIGAARWLERWYSDKYGRPLTHEDRRTIVLRHLHGVDIDANAVEVTQLSLCLWLLEKAPLQMDMSHVALLPDLSGNVRCGNSLIGSDFYSGDQKDLFEDDAVRRRVNAFDWDGPNGWPEIMKRGGFDDVIGNPPYVSFGLRGVQKVDNTFQNYIRSSFPNSAEYKLSTYALFLDRAVQIANVSGYISFILPDSFLIGRYFSKLRRFLLNTCCLLDFSMYNSDFWPKATIGLPTIIVAKREKENSRRNNNQVKARLVETPPKISPEFSYMQSYYETVVYNRFRLFFNESSYKFVKKIETTGVPASRIISIHTGVRSKIGQKSIIASNSKGASWKQGLISGREIGRYQLEYAGNYLNIDPKFLWSGGWDKDVVQSDKILIRQTGDSLTATLDLNNFYHLNNIHSAVLVDSSYDIRYLLGIFNSRLLNHFYHLISLELGRAMAQTDIETLEKLPIYIIDFNNKEEIAKHDRMVSP